One stretch of Natronobacterium gregoryi SP2 DNA includes these proteins:
- a CDS encoding C-terminal binding protein: MNEHVIISETPFVDVEFQRSELEAKGVDVEVRDTHTEAAVAEAAADADALVVDVHTPVTANALEGAGSLQLIARAGTGFDNVDVGAAADHDVHVTNAPDYCTDEVATHALSLLLACRRRIPAADRDVRRGEWSWETERPVRRVTGSTLGLVSFGRIARRLVDHVDGFDLDLLVYDPYVDEEVVEEYGGQLVDFPELLAASDAVSIHAPLTEETRGLVDADAFEQMAEHAVLVNVGRGGIVDEDALAVALENREIAAAGLDVLEEEPPGETPLRGLENVVITPHSGWQSLEAHDDLNRTIARQLEQALAGEKPDHAIDPEPWT, translated from the coding sequence ATGAACGAACACGTCATCATCAGCGAGACGCCGTTTGTCGACGTCGAGTTCCAGCGATCGGAGCTCGAAGCGAAAGGAGTCGACGTCGAAGTGCGTGATACACACACCGAAGCGGCCGTCGCCGAGGCCGCAGCCGACGCCGACGCACTCGTCGTCGACGTCCACACGCCGGTGACCGCCAACGCCCTCGAGGGGGCCGGCAGCCTGCAGTTGATCGCTCGGGCTGGAACCGGGTTCGACAACGTCGACGTTGGCGCGGCAGCAGACCACGACGTCCACGTTACGAATGCCCCCGATTACTGCACTGACGAGGTCGCGACCCACGCGTTGAGTCTCCTCCTCGCGTGTCGACGGCGGATTCCGGCCGCCGACCGCGACGTTCGACGCGGTGAGTGGAGCTGGGAGACCGAGCGTCCAGTCCGGCGAGTCACCGGTTCGACCCTCGGGCTCGTCTCCTTCGGCCGGATCGCTCGTCGACTCGTCGACCACGTCGACGGCTTCGATCTCGACCTGCTCGTCTACGACCCGTACGTCGACGAGGAAGTAGTCGAGGAGTACGGCGGCCAACTCGTCGACTTTCCGGAACTACTCGCGGCGTCCGACGCGGTCTCGATCCACGCGCCATTGACCGAGGAAACACGTGGACTCGTCGACGCCGACGCGTTCGAACAAATGGCCGAACACGCCGTTCTCGTGAACGTCGGTCGCGGCGGCATCGTCGACGAAGACGCCCTCGCAGTGGCCCTGGAGAACCGGGAAATCGCAGCCGCCGGTCTCGACGTCCTCGAGGAAGAGCCCCCAGGGGAGACGCCACTCCGAGGTCTCGAAAACGTCGTCATCACCCCCCACAGTGGGTGGCAGTCGCTCGAGGCTCACGACGATCTGAACCGGACGATCGCTCGCCAACTCGAGCAGGCACTCGCGGGAGAGAAACCGGACCACGCGATCGATCCGGAGCCCTGGACGTGA
- the purD gene encoding phosphoribosylamine--glycine ligase, which yields MSETVLLIGGGGREHAIARALKDSDDDLYACAGNRNPGIDRIADGFETLETTDPDAVVDYAESVGATIGVVGPESPLEAGVADALEEAGIYAFGPKEEDARIETDKAFQRRFMQENDVPGCPDFETFDDVEAACEFIDEYDGDLAIKPAGLTGGKGVRVIGDQVTPEEGKAYIRESDYDRIVLEERLIGEEFTIQAFVANETLETAPAVQDHKRAYEGDAGPNTGGMGSYSDATTHLPFMTEADYEAAVSIIEATVDALDEYRGILYGQFMLTADGPKVVEFNARFGDPEAMNTLPVLETDFLDVLTAARDGEPIPKLEFTDRATVCKYAVPEGYPTDPAAGAKVEVDEESAGDALLYYASVDERDDGIYTTTSRAFAVVGVADSITEAEEIAEDALAVAGDEGLHVRHDIGTPDLVQQRIDHVNTLRDE from the coding sequence ATGTCCGAGACGGTGCTCCTGATCGGTGGCGGCGGTCGAGAGCACGCCATTGCGCGTGCCCTGAAAGACAGCGACGACGACCTTTATGCCTGTGCCGGCAACCGAAACCCCGGTATCGACCGGATTGCCGACGGGTTCGAAACGCTCGAGACGACCGACCCCGACGCAGTCGTCGACTACGCCGAGTCAGTCGGCGCAACGATCGGCGTCGTCGGCCCTGAGTCACCGCTCGAAGCCGGCGTCGCAGACGCCCTCGAGGAGGCTGGCATCTACGCCTTCGGCCCCAAGGAAGAAGACGCCCGCATCGAGACGGACAAGGCCTTCCAGCGGCGCTTCATGCAGGAAAACGACGTTCCGGGCTGTCCGGACTTCGAGACCTTCGACGACGTGGAGGCCGCCTGCGAGTTCATCGACGAGTACGACGGCGACCTTGCGATTAAGCCCGCCGGTCTCACTGGCGGCAAGGGCGTCAGAGTCATCGGCGACCAGGTCACCCCCGAGGAGGGGAAAGCGTACATCCGCGAGTCCGACTACGACCGGATCGTCCTCGAGGAACGGCTGATCGGCGAGGAGTTTACGATCCAGGCGTTCGTCGCCAACGAGACGCTCGAAACCGCACCCGCCGTCCAGGACCACAAGCGCGCCTACGAAGGCGACGCCGGACCGAACACCGGCGGAATGGGCAGTTACTCCGACGCGACGACCCACCTCCCGTTCATGACCGAAGCCGACTACGAGGCGGCCGTCTCGATCATCGAGGCGACCGTCGACGCCCTCGACGAGTATCGTGGCATCCTCTACGGTCAGTTCATGCTCACCGCCGACGGCCCGAAGGTCGTCGAGTTCAACGCCCGCTTTGGCGATCCCGAAGCGATGAACACGCTGCCCGTCCTCGAGACGGACTTCCTCGACGTGCTCACCGCCGCCCGCGACGGTGAACCGATTCCGAAACTCGAGTTCACCGACCGGGCGACGGTCTGCAAGTACGCTGTCCCCGAAGGATACCCGACGGACCCTGCTGCGGGAGCGAAAGTCGAGGTCGACGAAGAGAGCGCCGGCGACGCCTTGCTTTACTACGCCAGTGTTGACGAACGCGACGACGGCATCTACACGACGACTTCGCGTGCGTTCGCAGTCGTCGGTGTCGCGGATTCGATCACCGAGGCAGAAGAGATCGCCGAAGACGCGCTCGCGGTCGCCGGCGACGAGGGACTGCACGTTCGCCACGACATCGGGACACCCGACCTCGTCCAGCAACGGATCGATCACGTGAACACCCTCCGCGACGAGTAG